In Blautia wexlerae DSM 19850, a single window of DNA contains:
- the cysD gene encoding sulfate adenylyltransferase subunit CysD, translated as MSNLSHLDALEAEAIYIMREVAAECEKPVMLYSIGKDSSVMLHLAMKAFYPEKPPFPFLHIDTTWKFHEMIEFRDRIAKKNGIDMLVYTNEEGVKAGINPFDNGSAYTDIMKTQALKQALTKYGFTAAFGGGRRDEEKSRAKERIFSFRNSAQAWDPKNQRPEMWKLYNTKIQKGESMRVFPISNWTEKDIWQYIQRENIEIVPLYFAKERPVIYRDGNIIMVDDDRLKLRPGEKIENKKVRFRTLGCYPLTGGIESEADTLDEIIDETLSAVSSERTSRVIDHEAAGSMERRKREGYF; from the coding sequence ATGAGTAACTTATCTCATCTTGATGCGCTTGAGGCAGAGGCGATTTATATTATGCGAGAAGTAGCAGCCGAGTGTGAAAAGCCGGTTATGCTCTATTCTATAGGAAAGGACAGCTCCGTTATGCTCCATCTGGCGATGAAGGCATTTTACCCGGAGAAACCTCCATTCCCGTTCCTTCACATTGATACTACATGGAAATTCCATGAGATGATCGAATTCCGCGACAGAATCGCAAAGAAAAACGGAATTGATATGCTGGTTTACACCAATGAAGAGGGTGTAAAGGCAGGAATCAACCCATTTGACAATGGTTCTGCATATACAGATATCATGAAAACACAGGCGTTAAAACAGGCTCTGACCAAATATGGATTTACAGCGGCATTTGGAGGCGGCCGCCGTGACGAGGAGAAATCCAGAGCAAAAGAAAGAATCTTTTCTTTCCGCAATTCAGCTCAGGCATGGGATCCGAAAAACCAGAGACCGGAGATGTGGAAGCTTTATAACACTAAGATCCAGAAGGGAGAGAGTATGCGAGTATTCCCAATTTCCAACTGGACAGAAAAGGATATCTGGCAGTACATTCAGCGTGAAAATATCGAAATTGTACCGTTATATTTTGCGAAAGAAAGACCGGTCATCTACAGAGACGGAAATATCATTATGGTGGATGATGACAGATTAAAACTCCGTCCGGGTGAAAAGATTGAAAACAAAAAAGTCAGATTCCGTACTCTTGGGTGCTATCCGCTTACTGGAGGTATTGAATCTGAAGCAGATACTCTGGATGAGATTATTGATGAGACGTTAAGTGCTGTTTCTTCTGAACGTACCAGCAGGGTGATCGACCACGAGGCAGCAGGCAGCATGGAGAGAAGAAAGAGAGAGGGGTATTTCTAG
- a CDS encoding 4Fe-4S dicluster domain-containing protein — MSIRIQKSKCAGCGRCIEACPGNLIKKDKENKAFIRQVRDCWGCTSCIKECRHDAIRFFLGADVGGRGASMVVSEKPDISTWTVEKPDGTKITIQVNKKDANKY; from the coding sequence ATGAGCATTCGGATTCAGAAAAGTAAATGTGCAGGATGCGGCAGATGTATCGAAGCCTGTCCCGGAAATCTGATCAAAAAGGATAAAGAGAACAAAGCCTTTATCCGTCAGGTAAGAGACTGCTGGGGATGTACTTCCTGTATTAAGGAATGCAGGCATGATGCCATCCGCTTTTTCCTTGGAGCTGATGTGGGAGGCAGAGGTGCAAGTATGGTTGTATCAGAGAAACCGGATATTTCCACATGGACAGTGGAGAAGCCGGATGGCACTAAGATCACTATTCAGGTTAATAAGAAAGACGCTAATAAATATTAA
- a CDS encoding adenylyl-sulfate reductase subunit alpha — protein MRTERIRTDVLIIGGGTAGCFAAYVIGKKSGRKVLIAEKANIKRSGCLAAGVNALNAYITEGRVPQDYVDYAKKDAHGIVREDLLLTMSERLNHVTKVMEDLGLVILKDENGKYVARGNRNIKINGENMKPILAKAAAEQENVTVLNHVNITDYKTENKKVTGAVGFSVNEDIFYDIDAKAVLCATGGAAGLYRPNNPGFSRHKMWYPPFNTGAGYAMGLLSGAEMTTFEMRFIALRCKDTIAPTGTIAQGVGARQVNAHGDIYETKYGLTTSQRVYGTVMENREGNGPCYLRTEGISKEQEQDLYKAYLNMAPSQTLKWMEAGKGPSEENVEIEGTEPYIVGGHTASGYWVDNNRATTIEGLYAAGDVAGGCPQKYVTGALAEGEIAAEAILEYLNGKDDDRIAAENKEEALERGGEQELSQTAIAKKAEYESHLNASRSLMNAEQLEEAMQKIMDQYAGGIGTDYRYSGMSLAKADEKIAALLPVVDTLAATDTYELMQIYELRERLIVCQAVIAHLAARKETRWHSFGENTDYPQQSEEWMKYVNSRMENGEIKIVYRDLITKENTGLNTAEKGAGER, from the coding sequence ATGAGAACAGAGAGAATCAGGACAGATGTGCTGATCATCGGTGGCGGTACGGCAGGATGCTTTGCAGCCTATGTGATCGGCAAAAAAAGCGGCAGAAAAGTTCTGATCGCAGAGAAAGCGAATATTAAGCGAAGCGGATGTCTGGCGGCGGGCGTGAATGCATTGAACGCATATATTACAGAAGGCAGAGTGCCGCAGGATTATGTGGATTATGCCAAAAAGGATGCCCATGGAATCGTAAGAGAAGACCTTCTTCTTACCATGTCAGAGAGACTGAATCATGTGACAAAGGTGATGGAAGATCTGGGGCTGGTCATCCTGAAGGACGAAAACGGAAAATATGTTGCCAGAGGAAACCGAAACATCAAGATCAATGGCGAAAATATGAAGCCAATCCTTGCAAAGGCGGCAGCTGAACAGGAGAATGTTACGGTTCTCAATCATGTAAATATTACAGATTATAAAACAGAAAACAAAAAAGTCACAGGCGCAGTTGGATTTAGCGTTAATGAGGATATTTTCTATGACATTGATGCGAAAGCAGTTCTTTGTGCCACAGGTGGTGCAGCGGGACTTTACAGACCGAATAATCCGGGATTTTCCAGACATAAGATGTGGTATCCTCCGTTTAACACAGGTGCAGGATATGCAATGGGACTTCTTTCCGGTGCGGAGATGACAACCTTTGAGATGCGTTTCATTGCATTGAGATGTAAGGACACGATTGCTCCTACAGGAACTATTGCTCAGGGTGTTGGGGCCAGACAGGTCAATGCACATGGTGATATTTATGAAACAAAATATGGTCTGACAACTTCCCAGCGAGTTTACGGTACAGTCATGGAGAACAGAGAAGGAAACGGTCCATGTTATCTCAGAACGGAAGGCATTTCCAAAGAACAGGAGCAGGACCTTTATAAAGCTTACCTGAATATGGCACCGTCCCAGACTCTGAAATGGATGGAAGCCGGAAAAGGACCATCCGAAGAGAATGTAGAGATTGAGGGCACAGAACCATATATTGTAGGCGGACATACAGCCAGCGGTTACTGGGTAGATAATAACAGAGCTACAACTATTGAAGGTTTATATGCAGCCGGAGACGTAGCAGGAGGATGTCCGCAGAAATATGTAACCGGCGCACTGGCAGAAGGTGAGATCGCAGCAGAGGCGATTTTGGAATATCTGAATGGCAAAGATGATGACCGGATCGCAGCGGAAAATAAGGAAGAGGCTTTAGAGCGTGGCGGAGAACAGGAGCTGTCTCAAACTGCAATAGCTAAGAAGGCAGAATACGAATCACATTTGAATGCTTCCCGTTCTTTGATGAATGCAGAGCAGCTTGAGGAAGCCATGCAGAAGATCATGGATCAGTACGCAGGAGGAATCGGTACAGACTACAGATACAGCGGGATGAGTCTTGCAAAGGCAGATGAAAAGATCGCAGCATTGTTGCCAGTAGTTGACACTCTGGCAGCAACAGATACTTATGAACTGATGCAGATTTATGAACTTCGCGAACGACTGATCGTGTGTCAGGCAGTGATCGCACATTTGGCAGCCAGAAAGGAAACCAGATGGCATAGTTTCGGAGAGAATACAGACTACCCGCAGCAGAGCGAAGAGTGGATGAAATATGTAAACTCCCGTATGGAAAACGGCGAGATTAAGATCGTATATCGTGACCTGATCACAAAGGAAAATACAGGTTTGAATACAGCAGAGAAAGGAGCAGGTGAGAGATGA
- a CDS encoding sulfate/molybdate ABC transporter ATP-binding protein, with amino-acid sequence MYVELKNINKTYGSYQASRNVNFGIEKGKLIGLLGPSGSGKTTILRMIAGLETPDSGEVIIDGKVVNDVPASQRGIGFVFQNYALFRYMTVYDNVAFGLKVQKADKKKIDARVRELIKLVGLEGLEKRYPSQLSGGQRQRVAFARALAPNPQVLLLDEPFAAIDAKIRQELRSWLKEMIGKLGITSIFVTHDQDEAIEVADEIIITNAGRIEQKGTPIGVYRNPETAFAASFFGQPSVLKDADDFHTFAQAEGADKIIVRPEFVKISKLDEVEKFKTSVSRGVVERVSFRGDNLELQVRVNNSVVTARRSLEKADIREGETVNVFLYRIFALRGDSVQLIENEAVRDDFVII; translated from the coding sequence ATGTATGTAGAGTTAAAAAATATCAATAAGACATATGGTTCTTACCAGGCATCAAGGAATGTGAATTTCGGAATTGAGAAAGGTAAACTGATTGGTCTGTTGGGACCAAGCGGAAGCGGAAAAACAACTATTCTTCGAATGATCGCAGGTCTGGAAACCCCGGACAGCGGAGAGGTCATTATTGATGGAAAAGTGGTAAATGATGTTCCGGCCAGTCAGCGTGGGATTGGATTTGTATTTCAGAATTATGCGTTGTTTCGCTATATGACAGTTTATGACAACGTTGCATTTGGTTTGAAGGTTCAGAAGGCTGATAAGAAGAAAATTGATGCCAGAGTCAGAGAGTTGATCAAACTGGTGGGGCTGGAAGGACTGGAAAAAAGATATCCAAGCCAGTTATCCGGCGGTCAGAGGCAAAGGGTGGCATTTGCCAGAGCCCTTGCTCCAAATCCCCAGGTGCTGCTTCTGGATGAGCCCTTTGCAGCCATTGATGCAAAAATCCGTCAGGAACTGCGAAGCTGGTTAAAAGAGATGATCGGGAAGCTGGGAATTACCAGTATTTTCGTTACTCATGATCAGGATGAGGCCATTGAAGTAGCAGATGAGATTATTATCACTAATGCAGGACGGATCGAACAGAAAGGAACTCCTATAGGGGTTTATAGAAATCCTGAGACAGCTTTTGCAGCGTCCTTCTTCGGACAGCCATCTGTGTTGAAAGATGCGGATGATTTCCATACCTTTGCTCAGGCAGAAGGAGCAGACAAGATCATTGTCCGCCCGGAATTTGTAAAAATCTCCAAACTGGATGAGGTGGAGAAGTTCAAAACTTCCGTATCCCGGGGAGTGGTTGAACGGGTTTCTTTCAGGGGAGATAATCTGGAACTTCAGGTGAGAGTCAACAATTCCGTAGTAACTGCCAGAAGAAGTCTGGAGAAAGCAGATATCCGGGAAGGTGAGACTGTGAATGTATTCCTTTACAGGATTTTTGCACTGAGAGGTGACAGTGTACAGCTGATCGAAAATGAGGCTGTAAGGGATGACTTTGTAATTATCTGA
- the cysW gene encoding sulfate ABC transporter permease subunit CysW codes for MDNNEKTSEKITKCLLVGISVLFLAVMLLLPLITVITEALRSGWKVYAAAVTDEYTIKALLLTVKATLFAVVFNTVFGVFAAWALTKFQFRGKKLLTTLIDLPVTISPVIAGLIFLLIFGRQSPVYFFLMKLGMKVVFSVPGIIIATVFVTFPFISRELIPVLEAEGSDEEEAAALMGAGGWTIFWKITFPHIKWALLYGVVLCTARAMGEFGAVSVLSGHLRGKTNTLPLHVEILFNEFQYVPAFAVSSLLVIMAVIILVVRSLIEYKGKKEA; via the coding sequence ATGGACAACAATGAAAAGACTTCGGAGAAAATTACAAAATGTCTGCTTGTCGGGATCAGTGTTCTGTTTCTGGCAGTCATGCTCCTTCTTCCTCTGATCACTGTGATCACAGAAGCATTGCGGAGCGGATGGAAGGTCTATGCAGCTGCAGTGACAGATGAGTACACCATCAAAGCACTTCTTCTTACAGTGAAGGCAACACTCTTTGCAGTTGTTTTTAACACTGTTTTTGGTGTTTTTGCAGCCTGGGCACTGACGAAGTTTCAGTTCAGGGGTAAAAAGCTTCTCACTACCCTGATCGATCTTCCGGTTACTATTTCCCCTGTTATTGCAGGTTTGATCTTTCTTCTGATTTTCGGACGACAGAGTCCTGTTTACTTTTTTCTCATGAAGTTAGGGATGAAAGTTGTATTCTCTGTACCGGGAATCATTATTGCAACTGTATTTGTAACCTTTCCTTTTATTTCCAGAGAACTGATTCCGGTTCTGGAAGCAGAAGGAAGCGATGAGGAGGAAGCGGCAGCCCTGATGGGAGCAGGTGGATGGACCATTTTCTGGAAGATCACATTCCCTCATATCAAATGGGCATTACTGTATGGAGTTGTGCTCTGTACGGCAAGAGCAATGGGAGAGTTTGGAGCGGTATCTGTACTTTCCGGACATTTAAGAGGAAAGACCAATACACTTCCTCTTCATGTAGAGATTTTGTTTAATGAGTTTCAGTATGTTCCGGCGTTTGCCGTATCTTCACTGCTTGTGATCATGGCGGTTATCATTCTGGTAGTCAGAAGCCTGATTGAATATAAAGGAAAGAAGGAAGCCTGA
- the cysT gene encoding sulfate ABC transporter permease subunit CysT: MKKRNKSVIPGFGLSMGITISILSLVVLIPLASLVVYTAKLSFKDFIETITRARVLASFYTSFVCAFAAAVINGIMGTVLAWVLVKYDFPGKRLMDGMIELPFALPTAVAGIALTSLTSDSGIVGSFFAGFGIKIAYTRIGITVAMIFVGIPFVVRSVQPVLEKMDNSYSEAAGVLGAKKTTIFWKVIFPELKPAIFAGTGLAFGRCLGEYGSVVFIAGNKPYYTEITPLVIMSELQEFDYSSATAIALVMLAVSFFILFLNSMIQQRNARILRGGNA; the protein is encoded by the coding sequence ATGAAAAAAAGAAATAAATCGGTGATTCCAGGGTTTGGGCTCTCCATGGGAATTACCATTTCCATATTGAGTCTGGTAGTTCTGATTCCCCTGGCAAGTCTGGTGGTCTACACAGCGAAGCTGAGTTTTAAAGATTTTATCGAAACCATCACAAGAGCCAGAGTGCTGGCATCCTTTTATACCAGTTTTGTATGTGCTTTTGCAGCAGCAGTAATAAATGGAATTATGGGAACTGTTCTTGCGTGGGTGCTTGTGAAATATGATTTTCCGGGCAAGAGACTTATGGATGGGATGATCGAACTTCCCTTTGCTCTTCCCACAGCGGTAGCAGGTATTGCACTGACATCCCTGACCTCAGATTCCGGAATTGTAGGCAGCTTTTTTGCAGGATTCGGTATCAAGATTGCATACACAAGAATCGGCATTACAGTGGCCATGATATTTGTAGGGATACCGTTCGTTGTGCGAAGTGTACAGCCGGTTCTGGAAAAGATGGATAATTCTTACAGCGAGGCAGCAGGAGTGTTGGGAGCAAAGAAAACAACTATCTTCTGGAAGGTCATTTTTCCGGAACTGAAGCCCGCAATCTTTGCAGGGACCGGACTTGCGTTCGGAAGATGTCTGGGTGAATATGGAAGTGTTGTATTTATCGCAGGAAATAAACCCTATTATACAGAAATCACACCGCTGGTTATTATGTCAGAGCTTCAGGAATTTGATTATTCAAGTGCAACGGCAATCGCACTTGTGATGTTGGCAGTTTCATTTTTTATTCTGTTCCTTAACAGTATGATACAGCAGAGAAATGCAAGAATTTTAAGAGGAGGAAATGCCTGA
- a CDS encoding sulfate ABC transporter substrate-binding protein, with translation MIRKLFAFGLAVVLALMPVQAFGKTVSVTNVSYDPTREMFEQYNKIFEDHWKEKTGEDVEVIQSHGGSGKQALEVANGLDADVVTLALEYDIESIENAGLIKAGWKDKFDNDSSPYTSTIVFLVKKGNPRDIKDWDDLTKKGVGVVTPNPKTSGGARWNYMAAWAYADKKYGGDEAQMKEFIKKLYRNVVVLDSGARGATTSFVENGQGDVLVAWENEAYLSMRDYPDEYEIVTPSVSILAQPSVAVVDEVVDYRNTRDVATEYLNYLYSDEAQEIAAENYFRPTNEKILKKHSDTFDLNINLANISDYGGWDKVQEKHFTDGGIFDQIYER, from the coding sequence ATGATCAGAAAATTATTTGCCTTTGGTCTTGCAGTTGTACTGGCCCTGATGCCGGTACAGGCTTTTGGAAAAACGGTGTCTGTCACCAATGTTTCCTATGATCCTACCAGAGAGATGTTTGAACAGTATAATAAAATATTTGAAGACCACTGGAAGGAGAAGACGGGGGAAGATGTGGAAGTGATACAGTCCCATGGCGGTTCAGGGAAACAGGCACTTGAGGTAGCCAATGGTCTGGATGCAGATGTGGTAACCCTGGCACTGGAATATGATATTGAGTCTATTGAAAACGCAGGGCTGATCAAGGCAGGATGGAAAGATAAATTTGACAATGACAGTTCTCCTTATACATCCACTATCGTATTTCTGGTGAAGAAAGGAAATCCCAGGGATATCAAAGACTGGGACGATCTGACGAAAAAAGGAGTGGGAGTAGTAACACCAAATCCGAAAACCTCCGGCGGTGCCAGATGGAACTACATGGCAGCGTGGGCTTACGCAGATAAAAAGTATGGTGGCGATGAAGCACAGATGAAGGAATTTATCAAGAAACTTTACCGGAATGTGGTGGTTCTTGACTCAGGCGCAAGAGGCGCAACGACCTCTTTCGTGGAGAACGGACAAGGAGATGTGCTGGTTGCGTGGGAAAATGAAGCTTATCTATCCATGCGGGATTATCCGGATGAGTATGAGATTGTTACTCCAAGCGTAAGTATTCTGGCACAGCCTTCTGTGGCGGTGGTAGATGAAGTGGTGGATTACAGAAATACAAGAGATGTGGCAACTGAGTATTTGAATTATTTGTATTCCGACGAAGCACAGGAGATCGCAGCAGAGAATTATTTCCGCCCCACTAATGAGAAAATCCTGAAGAAGCACAGTGATACGTTTGATCTGAATATAAATCTGGCAAATATCAGTGATTATGGCGGATGGGATAAAGTGCAGGAGAAACATTTCACAGATGGCGGAATTTTCGATCAGATTTATGAGAGATAA
- a CDS encoding IS4 family transposase: MNYSDSIKAILLAAINDLSKTPEKYAVKPGVDFIRNRKLGFKDYMLMFLTMEADCIREELYRFFGRTIDAPSKAAFYRQRKKIREDAFRNLLLAFNRKLPKKLYNGKYEFWACDGSSCDIFLNPEDKDTYFEPNGKSTRGFNQIHINAMFSLLDKRFTDILVQPARKRNEYSAFCSMVDSADIHEHYKVIFFGDRGYTSYNNFAHVIEKGQYFLIRCNDKRASGMMGYPVDTLPAFDEDISLILTRSKAVSKYSRPELFSSYRYIYQNAPMDYLNDQRTEYDLALRLLRVQLDDGSYENIATNLPEEEFKAEDFKALYHLRWQEENSFRDLKYSLCLKAFHSKKYDYIVQEVWARVILYNFSSSIIINVTIDREDRAYEYQANYSSALKTCRDFLRIHDGITKINVEGLIAQNIEPIRPGRTFARQHRFKLPMSFCYRH, from the coding sequence ATGAACTATTCAGATTCTATCAAAGCTATTTTACTTGCTGCTATCAATGATCTTTCCAAAACACCGGAAAAATATGCTGTCAAACCCGGAGTTGATTTTATCAGAAACAGAAAACTTGGTTTTAAAGATTATATGCTGATGTTTCTGACTATGGAAGCTGACTGTATCAGGGAAGAACTGTACCGTTTTTTCGGACGTACTATCGATGCACCTTCCAAAGCGGCTTTTTACAGACAGCGTAAAAAGATCAGGGAAGATGCTTTTCGGAATCTTCTTCTTGCTTTTAACAGGAAACTTCCTAAAAAACTATATAACGGTAAATATGAATTCTGGGCCTGCGATGGTTCTTCCTGTGATATTTTCCTTAACCCTGAAGATAAGGATACCTATTTTGAACCAAATGGTAAATCTACCAGAGGATTTAACCAGATCCATATCAATGCTATGTTTTCTTTACTTGATAAGCGTTTTACTGATATTTTAGTCCAGCCTGCCCGAAAGCGAAATGAGTATTCTGCTTTTTGTTCCATGGTTGATTCTGCAGATATCCATGAACACTACAAAGTCATTTTCTTTGGGGACAGAGGTTATACTTCTTACAACAACTTTGCCCATGTGATTGAAAAGGGGCAGTACTTCCTTATCCGATGTAACGATAAAAGAGCTTCCGGAATGATGGGATATCCGGTTGATACCCTGCCAGCTTTTGATGAAGATATCTCTCTTATACTGACGAGGTCTAAAGCTGTAAGCAAATATTCCAGACCTGAACTATTCTCTTCATACCGATACATTTATCAGAATGCTCCGATGGATTATCTCAATGATCAAAGAACGGAATATGACCTTGCTTTACGTTTGTTACGCGTACAGCTTGATGATGGCTCTTATGAAAACATTGCTACGAATCTTCCAGAAGAAGAGTTTAAAGCTGAAGATTTCAAAGCTCTTTATCATCTGAGATGGCAGGAGGAAAACTCTTTCCGAGATTTAAAATATTCCCTGTGTCTGAAAGCGTTTCACTCAAAAAAATATGATTATATTGTGCAGGAAGTATGGGCAAGAGTTATTCTATATAATTTCAGTTCCAGCATAATCATAAATGTAACTATTGATCGGGAAGATCGTGCTTATGAATATCAGGCGAATTATTCATCCGCGCTTAAAACATGCAGGGATTTTTTAAGGATTCACGATGGGATAACAAAGATAAATGTAGAAGGTCTGATCGCTCAAAATATTGAGCCGATCAGACCTGGAAGAACCTTTGCCCGCCAGCATAGGTTTAAACTTCCGATGAGTTTTTGTTATAGACATTAG
- the pduB gene encoding microcompartment protein PduB produces the protein MIDVHKISTNCTRNEFVGTAVLDTIGLVISGIDDTLLETMNVGMKYRCLGLFSSRTGAAGQITAIDDAVKATNTEVLSIELPRDTKGWGGHGNYIVLGGTDVSDVRHAISMALELTNKYAGELYISESGHLEFAYSASAGQALNKAFGVPVGEAFGFMAGSPAAIGLVMADTAMKSAPLSIAKYMTPNKGTSHSNEVILAVSGDASAAKTAVLNARQTGLELLIGMGSYPEIPGIPYL, from the coding sequence ATGATAGATGTACACAAGATAAGTACAAACTGTACAAGAAATGAATTTGTAGGAACCGCAGTTCTGGATACGATCGGGCTTGTGATTTCAGGGATTGATGATACTTTGCTGGAGACTATGAACGTAGGAATGAAGTATCGCTGTCTGGGATTGTTCAGCTCCCGTACAGGTGCTGCAGGGCAGATCACTGCTATCGATGATGCGGTGAAAGCAACCAACACAGAGGTTCTTTCCATAGAATTGCCGAGGGATACCAAGGGATGGGGTGGTCATGGAAACTATATTGTTCTTGGGGGAACTGATGTCTCGGATGTTCGCCATGCCATATCTATGGCTTTGGAACTTACGAATAAATATGCAGGTGAACTCTATATCAGCGAGAGTGGACATCTGGAATTTGCCTATTCAGCCAGTGCAGGACAGGCTCTGAATAAAGCATTCGGAGTACCGGTTGGAGAAGCCTTTGGGTTTATGGCGGGTTCTCCGGCTGCAATAGGGCTTGTGATGGCAGATACTGCGATGAAATCAGCGCCTCTTTCCATTGCGAAATATATGACGCCGAATAAGGGAACCAGCCATTCCAATGAAGTGATCCTGGCAGTTTCCGGAGATGCCAGTGCTGCTAAGACAGCGGTATTAAATGCCAGACAGACAGGTCTGGAGCTTCTGATCGGAATGGGCAGTTATCCGGAGATACCGGGGATCCCGTATTTGTAG
- a CDS encoding Rpn family recombination-promoting nuclease/putative transposase, which produces METRKFKDLTIRDAFMFAAVMSDPEICRRVLELALGIPISEVHIQTEKTMAYHSEYHGVRLDVYAADADRTRFNVEMQVTLQRFLPKRSRYYHDQIDMDALLAGDSYENLPDTYVIFICDFDPFGDGLYRYSTGMVCEETGKSVSDGVKTIYLNAHGRNREDIPEELLQFLDYVKNTGRTEGISTTDSFVRHLQDSIDKIKQNRGMEERYMLLEEMMRNEKREGNTEGKQEFLLTALEFKFSVPSELKEKIMSETDIEKLNLWFQLSLKVSSLEEFEQNM; this is translated from the coding sequence ATGGAAACTAGAAAATTCAAAGATCTGACAATACGGGATGCGTTTATGTTTGCAGCAGTGATGTCTGATCCGGAAATCTGTCGAAGAGTGCTGGAACTGGCATTGGGAATTCCGATTTCGGAAGTACACATTCAGACAGAGAAAACCATGGCATATCATTCAGAATATCATGGGGTTCGTCTGGATGTTTATGCTGCAGATGCTGACAGAACACGTTTCAATGTGGAGATGCAGGTTACTTTACAGAGATTTCTTCCGAAAAGAAGTCGATATTATCATGACCAGATAGACATGGATGCATTACTTGCGGGTGATTCCTATGAGAATCTTCCGGATACTTATGTTATTTTTATCTGTGATTTTGATCCATTCGGTGATGGATTGTATCGTTATTCAACAGGTATGGTCTGTGAAGAAACGGGAAAATCTGTAAGTGATGGTGTGAAAACTATTTATCTCAATGCACATGGAAGGAACAGAGAGGATATTCCAGAAGAATTACTGCAGTTTCTGGATTATGTAAAAAATACCGGGCGAACAGAAGGGATTTCAACGACAGATTCATTTGTCAGACATCTGCAGGACAGTATTGATAAGATCAAGCAGAATCGTGGGATGGAGGAAAGATATATGCTGTTAGAGGAAATGATGAGGAATGAAAAACGGGAAGGAAATACAGAAGGAAAACAGGAATTTCTTCTTACTGCGCTTGAATTCAAATTTTCAGTTCCGTCTGAGTTAAAAGAGAAAATCATGTCCGAAACAGATATTGAAAAACTTAACCTGTGGTTCCAGCTTTCGCTTAAAGTGTCTTCTCTTGAAGAGTTTGAACAAAATATGTGA